TTCAACTGACCTTATGATAGGATTCCCTGGTGAAACTGAGGAAGATCTACTAGATACTATAGATGTAGTTAGAAAAGTAAAATATGATGCAGCATTTACGTTTATATACTCAAAGAGAGAAGGAACTCCAGCTGCAAAGATGGAAAATCAAATACCAGAAGATGTAAAACATGAAAGATTTAATAGAGTATTAGCTGCAGTAAATGAAGAAATAGCTAAAATAAATGAAAGCTACCAAGATAAAGTTGTAGAAGTTTTAGTTGAAGGAAAGAGTAAAACTGATGATAATGTATTAACAGGTAGAACTAGACAAAATAAACTAGTAAACTTTACTGGTGGAAGTGAAGATATAGTTGGGAAATTAGTTAATGTAAAAATAACATCACCAAAAACATTCTCATTACAAGGAGAATTAGTTAAGTAATTAAAAAACGTGCCTTAGATATTTAAGGCACATTTTTTTAATTATTAGAATTTTATAACATATCAAAAACTGCTGATAACTTGTGTATGACATATCGTTGGCGAAATAAAGTACTTCGCCGACACCTCGCTCGAGCGAAGCAAATTTTTTATATTTCTAAAAACTCTAGGAAATTTTCTAGTATTTTAGCGGTTATACCCCATATCACATAATTTTCATATTTATAAAATAAAACTCTATAATTACTAGTAGCAAATTTATAATCCTTTTTATTAGGGATAATATCATAAGGAAAATTATCATTTGGAATAATTTTGACTTTATTATTATAAAGGCAAGGGTTATGTTCTAATAAGTAAGATACTGGAACTAAAAAAATATGATCTACTTCATCTTTATTTATATTAAGGCTATCTATATTATTTATATATCCAACAAAAGGATGAATTATCATATTACCAGGTGTTATAAGTAAATCTAGTTCAGAGATAATATTTACGTTTTTTACATTTGTTCCAAGCTCTTCACAAGTTTCTCTTATAACTGCATCAAGAGGACTTTCATTAATTTCTATTTTTCCTCCAGGAAAAGATATTTCATTAGGTTGGTTTTTTAAATTTTTAGACCTTACCTGAAACAATATATAATGTGTATCATTTTTCTTTACTATAGGTATTAAAACTGAAGCTCTTTTCATATTTTTATATCCATTTATATAAGGTTTATAATTTTTAAATTTATGCTTTAAATCTTCTATCATATAACTACTCCTTTAATTATTAAAGTACAGTATTATATTATATACAATTATAAATCAAAATAATACAAATAATACGATTATTATAGATTATTTCTTACCTCATATGTATAATATAAATTAGTTATATAGTAAGGAGAGACATAAATGAGATTATATACAAAGGAAGATGACATATATATAAATATACCAAGTAATATGATAAATAATATCGATGAAGATAATATTTTATTAAAAGAATATATAAGAATTTATAAGAATGTAGAGAAGCTTAAAGAATATATAACTAAATATTTATTTGAAAAAGATAGCTCAATAACTCAAAAGAATATTGGAGATTTATTACTTAATATAAAATCTGAAGAAAATTTAGATAAATTTATAAATTATATAGATGTAGATATACATTCTTTAGAAAAAAAGTTTAAAAACTTAAACATACACTTAGGTGTAAATATAGATGAGATAAATTTAGCAAAAGAAGAAATTAAAAATGAATATGTAAATAGATCTTATAATGAAGACTTTATAGTTAGTAAAGAATATATAAATGAGATAATAAATTGTATAAAAGATGAAAATATGTATTCATTAAGACAAAAATCTAGATATGGAAGTTTAAACATAGAAGGAAAACTAAAATACCTAGAGGATATAGAAGATTTCAATGAAGATGAAAAGGGTGGAATATATAGTCCTATACTTGTTATATATAGACCGGCTAAGTATTTAAGAGGAAGTTATATATTAGAAGATACTTATTATGTATACATAAAAAGACAACCACTAAATGCGCTTATTAATCAAGAAAAGCTTAATGAAAAAGGTATTGATGGTATGGGAAGTATTATATATAAAAAGCTAAAACATGACCTTACAAATGAAAATTTACAGGAAATCTTAGCTGAAATATATATATATGCAAATAAAAATAATTTAAATTTTGAAAATATAAAATTAACGGATATAAGTTCTAATAGATTATGGCTTACAAGTGAAAGACTTAAAAAAGAATTTAAAGAACTTAGATATTATCACAAAAATTTAACACAGAAAATAAAGGATATATATGATTCTACAGGAGCGTATTATACTCAAATAGGTGGGAAATATATATTTAACACAAGAGATTTTGCACATTGTTACAAAACATATAAGTCAAAAGATATAAATGGATAAATTTATTTGAAATTTTATAAAATACCTTATATAGATTTATACAGTAGAGTTCTATATAAGGTATTTTTATATGTTAAGGTAGTAAAATAAAATATATTATAAAATATTTTTAAGATAATAATTATTTTGAATAAATAAGTTTTGTTTATATAATATTATTACTTTTAAACTTAAAAAATAAAAATATATAGATAACTTAGGAGGTATTAAAATGATTAGAAAAGCCAAGTTTAGTGATATAGATACTATAATGTCTATAATAAATGAAACTGTAGAAGAAATGAAATCATACGGAAATACTCAATGGGATAATAATTATCCTAATAATAAAACCTTTATAAATGATATAAAAAATGATAGCTTGTATGTATATGAAGAGGATAATTATATAAAAGGCTTTGTATGTATTGATAATAATGAAGCAGAAGAATACAAAAATTTAAATTGGTCATTATATGAAAAATGTATGGTAACTCATAGAATGGCTATCGATAATAAATTTAGAAATAGTGGTATAGCTAGTAAGTTAATGGATTTTTGTGAAGAATTAGCATTAAAAAATGGAGTAAGATATCTTAAAGCTGATACTTATTCATTAAATATAAAAATGAACTCTTTTTTCAAAAAGCGAGGATATAAATTTATTGGTAAAGTTTTCTTTACAGGAAAAGAAAAGCCATTTTATGTTTATGAAAAAATATTAAAAGAAAAGTAAAATTAAAACTTAACTATTAAAGTATAAGTAATCTGGGTATTAAAAATACTTAGATTATTTTTTTATCCAAACTTAATAATACTTAGGAGTTATGGTATAATAATTAACTAGAAAATACAATCACTAAGACTTAAGGAGGGTGAGTATGAACATAGATAGAAATAAACTTACTCCAATGATGAAACAATACTTTGAAGTTAAAGATAGATACCCTGACTGTATATTATTCTTTAGACTTGGAGACTTTTATGAAATGTTTTTTGAAGACGCTATAATAGCTTCAAAAACACTTGAAATAGCATTAACAGGAAAATCATGTGGCCTAGAAGAAAGAGCTCCTATGTGTGGGATACCATTTCATAGTGCCAATTCATATATATCAAAATTAGTAGAAGCAGGATACAAAGTTGCAATAGGTGAACAGTTAGATGATCCACAAACAACTAAAGGAATAGTAAGAAGAGATGTTATAAGAGTTGTAACTC
The Romboutsia ilealis genome window above contains:
- a CDS encoding NUDIX hydrolase, with translation MIEDLKHKFKNYKPYINGYKNMKRASVLIPIVKKNDTHYILFQVRSKNLKNQPNEISFPGGKIEINESPLDAVIRETCEELGTNVKNVNIISELDLLITPGNMIIHPFVGYINNIDSLNINKDEVDHIFLVPVSYLLEHNPCLYNNKVKIIPNDNFPYDIIPNKKDYKFATSNYRVLFYKYENYVIWGITAKILENFLEFLEI
- a CDS encoding GNAT family N-acetyltransferase, which encodes MIRKAKFSDIDTIMSIINETVEEMKSYGNTQWDNNYPNNKTFINDIKNDSLYVYEEDNYIKGFVCIDNNEAEEYKNLNWSLYEKCMVTHRMAIDNKFRNSGIASKLMDFCEELALKNGVRYLKADTYSLNIKMNSFFKKRGYKFIGKVFFTGKEKPFYVYEKILKEK